In Candidatus Parvarchaeota archaeon, the genomic window GCAACTGGCGCAAGGCAGTTTGTCGTGCAGGAGGCAAGCGAGATGATTTTATGCTCGGATTTTTTGTACATTTTGTCGTTTACCCCGGGCACTATTGTGACATCTGGGTTTTTTGCAGGGGCCGAAATCAGGACTTTTTTTGCGCCAGCAGTCAGGTGCTTTGTTGCCCCGTCGCGGTCTGTGAATGCGCCTGTTGCTTCAAGGACAACTTCAACCCCAAGGCTTTTCCAGGGCAGCGCCAGAGGGTCGCGGGAGGATATTATGGGTATTGTCAAGCCGTCAACTAAAAGCGAATTGCCCGAGTCGGGGCTTGCACTTGGAGGCGTTGAGCCGAGTGTGAGTCCGACTTGCCCCCCAAACCTTCCGTGAGTGGAGTCGTACTTGAAAAGATGCGCAACCGCTTTTGGGTCGTGAGTATCGTTGATTGCAACAACATCCAGCTTTTTTCCAAGAAGTTTTTTTTCAGCAATGACGCGCAGGGCAAGCCTGCCAATCCTTCCAAACCCGCTAATGGCGATTTTCATCATAAACACCCCGAATTATATCAAGCCGGCATTTGCATTTGCAGTAATGATTTACAAGCAAAGCAAGTTTAATACTTTTGCGCACCAACGATAAATGGGGTTTGCGCCACAGGCTTGCGTAACCTTGCTTGCCAATGCCTGCGCATTGTATATTATTGTATGTCTATGCAGTCCGAGGCCATTTCAGTTTTGGGTGTTTTTATGATTACGATGAATGATGTGAATTTTGAAAACAAGCGCGTGTTTGTGCGCATAGACATCAACTGCCCCGTGGACAAGAAAACAATGGCAATACAAGAAAGCGACAGGCTTGTGCAGCATGCAAAAACCGTAAGGGAGCTTTCCGACAAGGGGGCAAAAGTCGTGGTTCTTGGGCACCAGGGCAGGCAGGGAGATTATGATTTTTTGCACCTGGAGCAGCATGCGCGTCTTCTTGAAAAGCATGTCGGAAAGCCGGTTACATATATCGCCGACGTGTGCGGAACTTCGGCAAAGGCTGCGATTGGCGCGCTATATGGCGGCCAGATAATTCTTCTTGACAATGTGCGGATGGTTGAGGATGAGACAAAATACAAGTCAGTTCAGGATGCGAAAAATTCACAGATAGTAAAGGAGCTTTTCGAATTTTGCGACATATTCGTGCTTGACGGCTTTTCTGTTTCCCACAGGCCGCATGCCTCGGTCGTAGGCTTTTTTGAAAAGACGGTGGTGGCGGGGCGCGTGATGCAGGCCGAGCTTGAGGCGCTTGACAGGGTGTACTCTGGGAAAAAGCCGGTTGTATTTGTCATGGGCGGGGCAAAGCCTGAAGATTCGATTGGGATAATGGAAAAGTTCCTGGCAGAAGGCAAAGCCGATGCGATTATTGCCTGCGGAGTGCTTGGAAACCTGATGATAAAGTCGTGGCTGCCGCCTGACAAAAACCTCGGGTTTGCAACTGAAAGCTATTTGAAGGAAATCGGTGCTGCTGCGCATGTTGGCCTAGCCCGCGAGCTTTTGGCACAATACGGGGAAAAAATACTGCTGCCACAGGATGTTGCATACCTGGTTGGCCAGTCAAGAATTGAGTGCAAGACTGAAATGCTTCCGTGCAACGGGCCCATTATGGACATTGGCCTTGCCTCTGCAAAGAAATTTGCAGAAATTCTGCTTGGCGCAGGGACGATTGTAATCAACGGCCCGGCTGGAGTCTACGAGCAGGCTGCTTTTGAAGGCGGGACGCGGATAATCCTTGATGCCATTGAAAAAAGCAAGGCATTTAGCCTGGCTGGCGGCGGGCACACAATCGCGGCAATTGAAAAGTTCGGGGTGGACAGGTCAAAAATAGGCCACATAAGCTTGTCAGGAAAAGCCCTGATTTCCTACCTTGCAGGCGAAAAGCTTGCTGGCGTGGAACTTGTAAGAAACGCCAAACAATAGGGCCTGTCTTGTTACTATGTTTTAATTTTCCTTGCCGTTTTCCCAGTTCTTTTCTTATCTTCATTGGCATTTTCTACTCTTCTTTTTGCCCAAAGTCGCTGCCATCTTGTGAATCAGGCAGCCTAAAACCATCATTGCCTGTTGGCTTTTGCCACTGCTGCGATGCGAAGTTGCCATTGCCCCCTTGCTGGCTTTGCCTACCAGGTGAAATTGCCATCAGGTAGACTATTGAGATAAAGGCTACCCCAAGCCCAATGGCTGCCTCAGCAAGATACCCTGCAAGCACTGGGACAAAAAAAGCTGCAATGCTTGCAAAAGGAAATTTGATTTTTCTTGCAAGGGCGGCTGCAATCGCACTAAGCATAACAAGGACATGGAACCACAGGTCGCAAAACAGGCCCTTGCCGCCAGTCAGGGTGTTTAGAAATCCCTTGCACGCCCCAAATCCGGCTGCCGCAGATGCTTTTGCCGGGGCAGGGACAATGCAGGTGAAATTGAGGCAAAAGCCCCTGCTGCAATCGGTTGTTTTTGAGCACAAGCCGCTGACTGAGTAGTTGCCAAATTGCGGGACAGTGCACGTTGAATTTATGCAAAAGCCCTCTGCGCACTGCGAGGTTGTCGTGCAGGAAGGCTGGGCACGCGGCATGTTTGCAGTCGCAAGAAAAAATATTGAGGCAATGAAAAGAAGCGAAATTCTCATGGCACCTGTTTGGATTGCTTTGGTTAAATAAATTTGCATTTTGGCTGGGATTTGGATTTTGGAAGGGGAAGTGTGATGTAGTGTCCTTTAGGGGGAGCCTGCCTCGGTGCTCCTCCACCAGCTCAAGCAGATGGCTCCCGCACCGAGGTTCTTCAGTGGGCTGCTAAAAAGTTGCATGCAAAAATCCAGCAATATTATAAAGCTGGCAAGCGTAATATGAGCCCTGAAAATGAAAGGCTGATTGGGAGTGACTGGATGGGCTACAACCGCTTTGTGGAGCAGGAGGAAAAGCCAAGGGAGCAGGTTAGTGCGCAGCTCCAAAGCGCGCTTCAGAAGGTGCAGGACAACACTAATTTTGTTATTGGCGAGCTTGGAAAGCTCAAAGCAGGCCAGAAGCTGGATTTCTACCTTTTGAAAGAGCAAATAGGCTACAGTAGGGGCGGGCAGAGATTTGTTGGTGGCATAATTGAAAGTGTTGGCGAGGCAAGGCAGCTCATTCAAAATGAGACGACAGCGCAAAACAAAGTGGCGCTTGAGGATTTTTCAAAAAGGCTTGAGAACATAGAGGCAGCGATAAAGGATGCTCTGTTCAGGAACAGCGTTGCAACTGTATACAAAAGCAGGGTCGGGGATGAGGAAAACATATTAAAGGCAAAGTCTGAATTGGCGGGATTTGCAGACAGGCTCAATTCTAATTTGCCTTTCCCAATTGAAAGCGCAAGTCTTCAGACAGAGACGCGCATGGGCACGCCTGGGCTGGATTTTGTCCCGACTGTGACTGGGGAAAACGCCCTGACGCAGGTGAAGGAGAGAACGCGGGAGAATTTTGACGTTTCTGTGTTTGTGCCAATGGACTACAGGCGCGACTTTAGGGTAAAGCCGGACGATGAAAAGAAAGCCCGCGAGCTTGTTTATATGCGCGGCATTTCCAACCTGCTGACACTGCATGGGATGGAGCAGCAAACCGCGCAGCAGATTGCAAAAAAGATGCTTGATGGAACGGCGTTAAGCGCATCAGAGTTTGGCGAGGTCAGGCCGATTCTCAAGGAAGTCTACACCAAGCTTGAGCAAAACGGCCAGAAGCTTCAGGTGGTTGGAAAGGCGTCAATGGAAGTCCTCAATCCGGACGTGTACTATTTTAGAGAAGACTTAAGCAACATGGGGGCAGAGGAAAAGAAAGGCTACCTGGCGCAGGTGAAGAAAAATGACAGGAAAGCTTTTGATGAGTATACCGAAATGCTCAGGCTTTATGAAAGGCAGAAGGGGAGCAACGACAGGCTTGCCCTTGAGCGAGCCGCTGTGACTGCAAAGGGGATTGTGGACTTGTACAGGAAGTTCAATGTTGATATAACTGGAATGGTTGAGACAAAGGGGGAGCATGTTGACACAAGCGTGCATGACATGTACGAGATGCTTGCAAAAAACAGCCAGAAAGCGGCAACTGAGCTTCTTGTGTACAACGACAAGGGAGTGCTTGACCTCAAAAAAAGCATCCTGGATTTTGAGAAAACCGGGGCGGGAAGCTTTGGCCAGTTCGTGCTCAACAAGGGCAAGTTCAGGGAAATGAACGCGTTTTTGGCAAGGCACAAGGCAACAGGAAAAAACAGTTATCTTGACTTGAACAGGGGGGCTGAAGTTGGCCTGGTAGCAGATGTCACGCTGCAGCTAAGCACCATTGAAGGCCCAATTGAGGCTTCCAAGGAAGGAAACAGCGTTGACTTTAGGATTGGGCTTTCCGTGAAGGACAACGGGGCGATTGACAGGACTGGGGCGCAGTTTGCAAATAATTTTACTCTCAAGGCATGGCTTGAGGATGAGGCAGGCAACAGGACGGAAATAGGGCAGGATGCCATAAAAAGGCCGCAGCTGGATGGAAAAAGCGGCACTGTGTCATTTAGCACGCCAGGCTCCGGAAGCTATGCCCTGAAGATGCAGGCCAGCTACAAAAACGCATTTGGCGAGACAATCACCACGCCGGAGGCAAGCGTGCAGGTGGTTAGCAAATCAAGTGCAAGGCTTATTGCCCACACGGCGATTGATGACATTGCAAGAATTGGCATAATGACTGCGCGCATAGATTTGGATGCATCCAACAAGCGAACCCTGGAGGCCCCATTGGGGAATATTCACTCAAATCCTAAATTCACTTATGTTATTGCAGAATGGGATGCAAAGGCTGGAACCCTGGAATTATTTGATGAGAGCCACGACCCGGATTCAAAAAGTTTTGCCCAAGCCATAGTTAAAAGTGGCGGGGCGGGCGAGAGAAGGGACGTGGTTTTGGATGGAGTGACAATTGGGCAGGCAGTTACAGACAGAAACGGCAAGGGAGTATACCTGAAGATGGATATTGGGAATCCTATGGTACAGGCAGCGCTTAGGGAAAGAGGCGTCCTGCTTGAGAGAATAGGAGATGAGATGGGGGTTGCAAATATCGATTTGAATAAGTTTAGGGCAGATGCAATCGTTCGGATAGACGCATATTGGGAAAGGCAGGAAGCGCAATAGGTGTTAATAGATGGCTATGATGCAAAAAAGAAGAGAGGAGGACACGCCAGCAGTTGCAATTGGGCTTGAGGCTGCGCAAAAAAAAGCCCTTGAGCTTGCAGAAGCGTTTTCTAAAGCAAATACAAGCGCCCAAACAGCAACGGTCTTGCAGGAAATGGCTAATTATCTGAAAAATGACATTGCAAAACTTTCAGGACAGGAAAAAATGAAGATTTTCTCGGACGTGAAGTTTACAAACCTGTTTTCCAAAGCCAATGAAAAGATTTCAAACTTGGAGCATGCCAATGACCACTCATTGCACGGCAGTTTTTATGGCGCTTCGTTGAGTTTAATGAATGATGTTTTTTCTGACATGTACGCACAAAAGATTGCAACTTTTGATACGAAAAGCCTTGAAGGGCTTGTCAAAAGCGCAGCCGCATGCATAGATTCATTGCAGGTTTCTGTGTATAAACTGCATAAAGAAGGCAAAATTGGAAAATCCGATTTGGAAGAGCTGGTTTCCGGCTCGGATGTGGCTTTACTTGCAAAAAATGCGGTTTTGCCGATTATCAGGAATGAAGCAACCGGCATAAACGATAGTGAAACAGCCAAGTTGTTGGGCAACATATCGCAATTAAAAGATGCCTGCGGGATGCCAAATATTGACCTTGAACTTGGGGACATTGAAAGGATTTACAAGGAGAGGATAACCGACAGCGGGAATTCGGCTAGGATGAGAGTAGCGTATATAAAGCTGATGTTTGCAGCAGACGCGTTTGTTTCTGACAAGGAGTATGTTGCAAAAAAAACTGCGGATTTCTTTGAGAGCATAAAAAGCGAAACCGTGGAAGGCTCCAATCTTGTACAGAAAGCTTGGTCCAACCAGGCTTACAAGGCATGGAGCGCGCAGCTTGTCATAAACGGCTATGCGGATTTGGCGTTTGATGAACTTGAGGCAAGTGTGGGGAAAATGCTTGATTACAAAAAACCTGGGACAGGCACTGAAGCCCATTTGACTTATGTCGGCACTTTGTGGCAAATTATCAAAGATGGGGAAGAAGACAAAAAAGAGGTGGCTGCAAGCGTCCTGATAAGATATGGAAACAGGCTATATGATGAGATGGAGCCGGGACAAAAAGATAACCGGGATGTTGGGATGCTGCTCAAATCGCTTCGCGATGCCATTGAAAGCATAGAAACAAGCAGGGGGATGGCATTGAAAACACCTCCGCTTTACAGGGAAGGGATTACATATAAAACGCTTG contains:
- the gap gene encoding type I glyceraldehyde-3-phosphate dehydrogenase, with amino-acid sequence MMKIAISGFGRIGRLALRVIAEKKLLGKKLDVVAINDTHDPKAVAHLFKYDSTHGRFGGQVGLTLGSTPPSASPDSGNSLLVDGLTIPIISSRDPLALPWKSLGVEVVLEATGAFTDRDGATKHLTAGAKKVLISAPAKNPDVTIVPGVNDKMYKKSEHKIISLASCTTNCLAPVAKVLHDNLEIKSGFMTTCHAYTNDQKVLDDFHKDLRRTRASAANIIPTSTGAAKAIGEVIPDLKGKLDGLSLRVPVITGSINDLTVIVGKQTTKDEVNSLLKEASEKPPLKGILGYTQDPIVSSDVIGDPHSGIVDAGCTYVIGNSVKVLTWYDNEWGYTNRLVDALEKIL
- the pgk gene encoding phosphoglycerate kinase — protein: MSMQSEAISVLGVFMITMNDVNFENKRVFVRIDINCPVDKKTMAIQESDRLVQHAKTVRELSDKGAKVVVLGHQGRQGDYDFLHLEQHARLLEKHVGKPVTYIADVCGTSAKAAIGALYGGQIILLDNVRMVEDETKYKSVQDAKNSQIVKELFEFCDIFVLDGFSVSHRPHASVVGFFEKTVVAGRVMQAELEALDRVYSGKKPVVFVMGGAKPEDSIGIMEKFLAEGKADAIIACGVLGNLMIKSWLPPDKNLGFATESYLKEIGAAAHVGLARELLAQYGEKILLPQDVAYLVGQSRIECKTEMLPCNGPIMDIGLASAKKFAEILLGAGTIVINGPAGVYEQAAFEGGTRIILDAIEKSKAFSLAGGGHTIAAIEKFGVDRSKIGHISLSGKALISYLAGEKLAGVELVRNAKQ